A region from the Candidatus Baltobacteraceae bacterium genome encodes:
- the cmk gene encoding (d)CMP kinase — protein sequence MPPHIQIAIDGPAASGKTTVARRLADRLQMLYLDTGAMYRALAWLALHTQTHVDNQDALVHLCQTQRITIRLDRDAPIGFRVLAGATELGAEQLESNEVTAVVSIVAAHALVREAMVREQRRIAQAGPVVMAGRDIGTVVLPDAPVKIFLTASVRARVERRRMQLERSGVDVDAHELSQEIEERDRLDKERANSPLRKAQDAHEIDSSDRSVEQVVDAIYEIVERVAV from the coding sequence GTGCCTCCACATATCCAGATCGCCATCGACGGGCCGGCCGCTTCGGGCAAAACGACCGTCGCGCGCCGTCTCGCGGACCGCCTGCAGATGCTCTACCTCGATACCGGGGCGATGTATCGCGCGCTAGCCTGGCTCGCGCTGCACACGCAAACGCACGTCGATAACCAAGACGCGCTCGTGCATCTCTGCCAGACGCAGCGCATCACGATTCGGCTCGATCGCGACGCGCCGATCGGCTTTCGCGTGCTCGCGGGCGCGACCGAACTCGGAGCGGAGCAACTCGAATCGAACGAGGTAACGGCGGTCGTTTCGATCGTGGCGGCACACGCGCTCGTGCGCGAAGCGATGGTTCGCGAGCAGCGGCGCATCGCGCAGGCAGGCCCGGTCGTGATGGCCGGCCGTGACATCGGGACGGTCGTGCTGCCCGACGCACCCGTAAAGATCTTTCTAACGGCATCCGTGCGAGCGCGCGTCGAACGGCGACGCATGCAGTTGGAGCGTTCGGGCGTCGATGTCGACGCGCACGAACTCTCGCAAGAAATCGAGGAGCGCGACCGCCTCGATAAGGAACGCGCGAATTCGCCGCTGCGCAAGGCGCAGGACGCGCACGAAATCGACTCGAGCGATCGATCGGTCGAACAAGTCGTCGATGCGATCTACGAAATAGTCGAGCGCGTAGCCGTGTGA
- a CDS encoding lysophospholipid acyltransferase family protein, translated as MISYDIAKAILWPLLGGIWRMRVSGRENVPRTGPVIIACNHRSYLDPPALGTASPRRVRYMAKKELFDIPVLGPMIASFGAYPVDRTGTPMAAIRRSVDVLRAGGCIGIFPEGTRNRDGSEAARQGVALLASLATAPVVPACVVGGDRAKALHQIKVAFGPPLALPANRKATREEMAKFTEQVMSEIRSLAERLDGN; from the coding sequence GTGATCTCGTACGACATTGCGAAGGCGATCCTGTGGCCGCTGCTGGGCGGGATCTGGCGAATGCGCGTGAGCGGTAGGGAGAACGTGCCGCGAACCGGCCCGGTAATCATCGCCTGCAATCACCGCTCGTACCTGGATCCGCCGGCACTCGGAACGGCGTCGCCGCGGCGCGTGCGCTACATGGCCAAAAAAGAACTTTTCGATATCCCGGTGCTCGGCCCGATGATCGCGTCGTTCGGAGCCTATCCGGTCGATCGCACGGGGACGCCGATGGCCGCGATCCGCCGCTCGGTCGACGTGTTGCGCGCCGGCGGGTGCATCGGTATATTTCCCGAGGGAACCCGCAATCGCGACGGCTCGGAAGCGGCGCGCCAGGGTGTGGCGCTGCTTGCCTCGCTCGCCACGGCTCCGGTCGTGCCCGCGTGCGTCGTGGGCGGCGATCGGGCCAAAGCCCTGCATCAGATAAAAGTCGCTTTCGGGCCGCCGCTCGCACTTCCGGCGAATCGGAAAGCCACGCGCGAAGAGATGGCGAAGTTCACCGAGCAGGTGATGAGCGAAATTCGCTCGCTTGCGGAGAGACTCGATGGAAATTAA
- the ispH gene encoding 4-hydroxy-3-methylbut-2-enyl diphosphate reductase — MEIKKAKVQGFCFGVAITVKKAEEAIAARDDVTSLGNVVHNPQMVESLASRGLKNASSIDDVDSGALFVRAHGLPIDVFERAQAKGLEIIDATCPMVTKIHVQAEKLKADGYKIIVVGDPNHPEVKGTLSHVPGAWCIETVQDVDKLPRGSKVGVVVQSTYSRERFTDIVKALTLKYYEVRSVNTICTDTNNRQSAAIDLAKEVDIMVVVGGKTSANTKHLAELAEMNGTRAYHIEGPQELQADWFGGVSVAGLMSGASTPGWLVDEVAGKMEELSRLAV, encoded by the coding sequence ATGGAAATTAAGAAAGCGAAAGTTCAGGGATTCTGCTTCGGCGTGGCGATCACGGTCAAGAAGGCGGAAGAAGCGATCGCGGCACGCGACGACGTGACGTCGCTTGGCAACGTCGTGCACAATCCGCAAATGGTCGAGTCCCTCGCAAGCCGCGGTCTCAAAAATGCCAGCTCCATCGACGACGTCGACTCCGGCGCGCTCTTCGTACGCGCCCACGGCCTGCCGATCGACGTGTTCGAGCGCGCGCAGGCGAAGGGGCTCGAGATTATCGACGCCACCTGTCCGATGGTAACCAAGATTCACGTGCAGGCCGAGAAGCTCAAAGCCGATGGATACAAGATCATCGTCGTCGGCGATCCGAACCATCCCGAAGTCAAGGGAACGCTCAGCCACGTGCCCGGCGCGTGGTGCATCGAGACGGTGCAAGACGTCGACAAACTTCCGCGCGGGAGCAAAGTGGGCGTGGTCGTGCAATCGACGTATTCGCGCGAGCGCTTCACGGACATCGTTAAGGCGCTGACGTTGAAATACTACGAAGTACGTTCGGTCAACACGATTTGCACGGATACGAACAATCGTCAGAGCGCGGCGATCGATCTTGCCAAAGAGGTCGACATCATGGTCGTCGTCGGCGGCAAGACGTCGGCGAATACCAAGCATTTGGCGGAGCTTGCCGAGATGAACGGTACGCGAGCCTATCACATCGAAGGGCCGCAGGAACTGCAAGCCGATTGGTTCGGCGGCGTAAGCGTTGCCGGGTTGATGTCGGGTGCGTCCACGCCCGGCTGGCTCGTCGACGAAGTCGCCGGCAAAATGGAGGAACTCTCTCGTTTGGCCGTCTGA